In Pseudofrankia saprophytica, one genomic interval encodes:
- a CDS encoding WD40 repeat domain-containing serine/threonine protein kinase gives MAAALPGYELGAQLGQGAFGLVLAGRHQELHRDVAIKVLPAGPDGTIERGRAEARLLAALDHPHIVRVYDAVATDDLHLIVMELLAGGTLSRRRKGMAAETACAVGLAVADALGCAHRAGVLHRDIKPDNILFDAADLLKVTDFGIAKIVEGASTTASAVIGTPRYMAPEQLLGARLSPATDLYALGVLLYELLTGTSLFGPAVSGQALAHHHLHVAPAPPAGVPGPVADVVMRTLAKDPADRPQTAHAFALALAQAAAEVHGPGWTSRAGIRLRLDEDIRAATESPTAPVAVAPLAMAISPPGSGNTVVLPTQRAERPLSDGTSNSPPTRRSGRSWSRLHRHRLPLAAAAVLLAITGTVLGLTIPKDADSVIPLKTTSTLPSVRPTSRPTLSPLGSPLIGHTGDVRSVAFAPGGRTLVSSSDDGTVRLWDISKRNAPEALGAPLTEHADNVYGVAFAPDGRTIASASADNTVRLWDVSNLSAPKPLGAPLTGHTGYVYSVAFAPDGRTLASASFDTTVRLWDVSDLSAPRPLGAPLTGHTHWVFSVAFAPDGRTLASASDDGTVRLWDISDLSAPQPLGAPLTGHAGHAYSVAFAPDGRTLASASNDGTVRLWDVSDLSAPRPLGVPLIGHTSWATSVAFAPDGRTLASASDDTTVRLWDISKRSAPQPLELSITGHTSHVNAVAFAPDGRTLASASNDYTIRLWEVR, from the coding sequence GTGGCCGCGGCGTTGCCGGGCTACGAGCTGGGCGCCCAGCTCGGGCAGGGCGCGTTCGGGCTGGTGCTGGCGGGCCGGCACCAGGAGCTGCACCGCGACGTCGCCATCAAGGTCCTGCCGGCCGGGCCGGACGGGACCATCGAGCGCGGCCGTGCCGAGGCTCGGCTGCTCGCCGCCCTGGACCACCCGCACATCGTCCGGGTCTACGACGCCGTCGCGACGGACGATCTGCACCTGATCGTGATGGAGCTGCTGGCCGGGGGGACCCTGTCCCGCCGCCGCAAGGGCATGGCGGCCGAGACCGCGTGCGCCGTGGGGCTGGCCGTCGCCGACGCGCTCGGCTGCGCGCACCGGGCCGGGGTGCTGCACCGCGACATCAAGCCGGACAACATCCTGTTCGACGCCGCCGACCTGCTCAAGGTCACCGACTTCGGCATCGCGAAGATCGTGGAGGGGGCGTCGACCACCGCCAGCGCGGTCATCGGCACGCCGCGGTACATGGCGCCCGAACAGCTGCTGGGCGCCCGGCTGAGCCCGGCCACCGACCTGTACGCCCTGGGCGTGCTGCTCTACGAGCTGCTCACCGGCACGTCGCTGTTCGGCCCGGCCGTGTCCGGCCAGGCGCTGGCCCACCACCATCTCCACGTCGCCCCCGCGCCGCCGGCCGGGGTGCCAGGCCCGGTGGCCGACGTGGTGATGCGCACCCTGGCCAAGGACCCCGCCGACCGACCGCAGACCGCCCACGCCTTCGCTCTCGCCCTTGCCCAGGCCGCCGCCGAGGTGCACGGCCCGGGGTGGACCAGCCGCGCCGGTATTCGGCTGCGCCTCGACGAGGACATCCGCGCCGCCACCGAATCGCCCACCGCCCCCGTCGCCGTGGCGCCGCTCGCCATGGCGATCTCCCCGCCGGGGTCCGGCAACACCGTCGTACTCCCCACCCAGCGCGCCGAACGCCCGCTGTCGGATGGGACATCGAACAGCCCGCCCACCCGGCGATCCGGCCGCTCGTGGAGCCGGCTACACCGTCACCGCCTGCCCTTGGCCGCCGCGGCCGTCCTCCTGGCCATCACCGGCACCGTCCTGGGTCTCACCATCCCCAAGGACGCGGATTCCGTCATCCCCCTCAAGACGACCAGCACCCTCCCCTCGGTGCGGCCCACGTCTCGTCCCACTCTCAGCCCGCTGGGCTCCCCCCTGATCGGCCACACGGGCGACGTGCGGTCGGTGGCGTTCGCGCCAGGCGGGCGCACTCTGGTCAGCTCCAGCGACGACGGCACGGTGCGGCTGTGGGACATCTCCAAGCGGAACGCGCCCGAGGCACTGGGCGCCCCCCTTACCGAACACGCCGACAACGTGTACGGCGTGGCGTTCGCACCGGACGGGCGCACCATCGCCAGCGCCAGCGCCGACAACACGGTGCGGCTCTGGGACGTCTCCAATCTCAGCGCGCCCAAGCCACTGGGCGCGCCCCTCACCGGCCACACCGGCTATGTGTATTCGGTGGCGTTCGCGCCGGATGGGCGAACCCTGGCCAGCGCCAGCTTCGACACCACGGTGCGGCTGTGGGACGTCTCCGACCTCAGCGCGCCCAGGCCACTGGGCGCGCCCCTGACCGGCCACACTCACTGGGTGTTCTCGGTGGCGTTCGCGCCGGACGGGCGCACCCTGGCCAGCGCCAGCGACGACGGCACGGTGCGGCTGTGGGACATCTCCGACCTCAGTGCGCCCCAGCCACTGGGCGCCCCGCTCACCGGCCATGCCGGCCACGCGTACTCGGTGGCATTCGCGCCCGATGGCCGGACCCTCGCCAGCGCCAGCAACGACGGCACGGTACGGCTGTGGGACGTCTCCGACCTCAGCGCGCCCAGGCCACTGGGGGTCCCCCTGATCGGCCACACCAGCTGGGCGACCTCGGTGGCATTCGCGCCGGACGGCCGGACCCTCGCCAGCGCCAGCGACGACACCACGGTGCGGCTGTGGGACATCTCCAAGCGAAGCGCGCCCCAGCCACTGGAACTCTCCATCACCGGCCACACCAGCCATGTGAATGCGGTGGCGTTCGCACCGGACGGCCGAACGCTCGCCAGCGCCAGCAACGACTACACGATTCGGCTCTGGGAGGTGCGCTGA
- a CDS encoding response regulator transcription factor → MHYEPPRVLVVDDDPVIRQLVVVNLELEGFEVHTAVDGQDCLERIREIDPAVITLDLMMPKVDGWEVASRLRADPATAGIKVVVLTARAREADLRRGARVGVDCYLTKPFDPDELIGVVQRLAAGQPV, encoded by the coding sequence GTGCACTACGAACCTCCACGTGTCCTGGTCGTCGACGACGACCCGGTGATCCGCCAGCTCGTGGTCGTCAACCTGGAGCTGGAAGGGTTCGAGGTCCACACCGCCGTGGACGGGCAGGACTGCCTGGAGCGGATCCGTGAGATCGACCCGGCAGTGATCACCTTGGATCTCATGATGCCCAAGGTGGATGGCTGGGAGGTGGCGAGCCGGCTGCGGGCCGACCCGGCGACGGCGGGCATCAAGGTGGTCGTGCTCACCGCTCGCGCCCGGGAGGCGGACCTGCGCCGTGGCGCCCGCGTCGGCGTCGACTGCTACCTCACGAAGCCCTTCGACCCCGACGAACTGATCGGTGTCGTGCAACGGCTCGCGGCCGGCCAGCCGGTCTGA
- a CDS encoding DALR anticodon-binding domain-containing protein: MTPADVADAIVSAVRDAVADGAIDVAVPATVPVRRPKNSEHGDYASVAALEIARAARRPAREVADLLAARLCRGRGIASVEVAGPGFLNIRLAPAALGELARTVVRAGDAYGRAETRRGIQADAAFAAASCADRSPFAPARRLVAAAALARLLDAAGFDVSPAGPADQAGAAALADLAGVVGTDAARYSLARQPLDAPLDLDLALVGRQVPENPAFDVRYAHAETCRLLRHATQLGIPAAGGDVPVPGGVDVSLLGDPREVDLLRALGELPSVLAAAASSRAPHRLARYLEELAGTYHRFYDACRVLPRGDEEPTPLTRARLLLVEATKVVLANGLRLLCVRAPERL; this comes from the coding sequence ATGACCCCCGCCGACGTCGCCGACGCGATCGTGTCGGCCGTCCGCGACGCCGTGGCGGACGGCGCGATCGACGTCGCGGTGCCGGCGACGGTCCCGGTGCGTCGTCCGAAGAATTCGGAGCATGGCGACTACGCCTCGGTCGCGGCGCTGGAGATCGCCAGGGCCGCCCGGCGCCCGGCGCGCGAGGTCGCGGATCTGCTCGCCGCCAGGCTGTGCCGGGGTCGCGGGATCGCCAGTGTCGAGGTGGCTGGTCCGGGGTTTCTCAACATCCGGCTGGCGCCGGCCGCGCTCGGTGAGCTCGCTCGCACGGTCGTGCGGGCGGGCGACGCCTACGGCCGGGCCGAGACGCGCCGCGGCATCCAGGCCGACGCCGCGTTCGCCGCCGCCTCCTGTGCAGACAGGTCGCCGTTCGCCCCGGCCAGGCGGCTGGTGGCCGCCGCTGCCCTCGCCCGGCTGCTCGACGCCGCGGGCTTCGACGTGAGCCCGGCGGGTCCCGCCGACCAGGCCGGTGCCGCGGCGCTGGCGGATCTCGCCGGAGTCGTCGGGACGGATGCCGCGCGGTACTCGCTGGCGCGGCAGCCGCTGGACGCGCCACTCGACCTCGATCTGGCCCTGGTCGGCCGGCAGGTGCCGGAGAACCCGGCCTTCGACGTGCGGTACGCGCACGCCGAGACCTGTCGGCTGCTGCGCCATGCGACCCAGCTGGGTATCCCGGCGGCGGGCGGTGACGTCCCGGTGCCGGGCGGCGTGGACGTGTCGCTGCTGGGTGACCCCCGGGAGGTCGACCTGCTGCGGGCGCTCGGCGAGCTGCCGAGTGTGCTCGCGGCGGCCGCGTCGTCGCGCGCGCCGCACCGGCTGGCCCGCTACCTCGAGGAGCTGGCCGGGACCTATCACCGTTTCTACGACGCCTGCCGGGTACTCCCGCGGGGGGACGAGGAGCCGACGCCGCTGACCCGCGCCCGGCTGCTGCTGGTCGAGGCGACGAAGGTCGTTCTCGCGAACGGGCTACGGCTGCTCTGCGTCCGCGCCCCGGAGCGACTGTGA
- the lysA gene encoding diaminopimelate decarboxylase, which produces MSRPSPGAAAPAMPADGPAATRGSAIPGGASSAGTPLEEQVWPATAALDEDGVLRLGGLRVDELADRFGTPTFFLDEDDFRARARAWRAGFPDGEVYYAGKAFLCRAVARWVADEGLSLDVCTGGELAVAASVAFPPERLLFHGNNKSVEELRRAVAHGVGRIVLDSFAEIDRLAEIARAAGARQRVLIRVTPGVEAHTHEYIATGQEDQKFGFSLASGAAMAAVGRVLGAADALELVGLHAHIGSQIFDTAGFGLAAHRMVGLLAAVRDEHGVELPELDLGGGLGIAYTGEDAPLAVAEVADRLHTIVGKECAGAGLGVPRLAVEPGRAMVGPTTVTLYRVGTVKELPGLRTYVSVDGGMSDNIRTALYDARYTARLVSRPGHAEHHVVTLVGRHCESGDVVAHDVPLPADVAPGDLVAVPATGAYHRSMASNYNHVGRPPVVAVRAGAARVIVRRETEDDLLRLDVDVDDTDGAAGEGSKPGEAGR; this is translated from the coding sequence ATGTCGCGACCCTCTCCCGGCGCCGCCGCCCCCGCCATGCCGGCGGACGGGCCCGCGGCCACGCGGGGCTCCGCCATCCCCGGGGGGGCGTCTTCGGCGGGGACACCCCTGGAGGAACAGGTGTGGCCGGCGACGGCCGCGCTCGACGAGGACGGGGTGCTGCGGCTCGGCGGGCTGCGCGTCGACGAGCTGGCCGACCGGTTCGGCACGCCGACGTTCTTCCTGGACGAGGACGACTTCCGCGCCCGCGCCCGGGCCTGGCGGGCCGGATTCCCGGATGGCGAGGTGTACTACGCGGGCAAGGCGTTCCTGTGCCGGGCGGTCGCCCGCTGGGTGGCGGACGAGGGTCTGAGCCTCGACGTCTGCACCGGCGGTGAGCTGGCCGTCGCGGCCTCGGTCGCCTTCCCGCCGGAGCGGCTGCTCTTCCACGGCAACAACAAGTCGGTCGAGGAGCTGCGCCGGGCCGTCGCCCACGGCGTCGGGAGGATCGTCCTCGACTCGTTCGCCGAGATCGACCGGCTCGCCGAGATCGCCCGCGCCGCCGGCGCCCGCCAGCGTGTGCTCATCCGCGTCACCCCGGGCGTGGAGGCGCACACCCACGAGTACATCGCCACCGGTCAGGAGGACCAGAAGTTCGGGTTCTCGCTGGCCAGCGGCGCCGCCATGGCCGCGGTCGGCCGGGTGCTGGGGGCGGCGGACGCGCTGGAGCTGGTCGGCCTGCACGCCCACATCGGCTCGCAGATCTTCGACACGGCCGGCTTCGGGCTGGCCGCGCACCGGATGGTCGGCCTGCTCGCGGCCGTGCGTGACGAGCACGGCGTGGAGCTGCCCGAGCTGGACCTCGGGGGCGGCCTCGGCATCGCCTACACCGGCGAGGACGCGCCGCTGGCCGTCGCGGAGGTCGCCGACCGGCTGCACACCATCGTCGGCAAGGAGTGCGCCGGCGCGGGGCTTGGGGTGCCGCGCCTGGCCGTGGAGCCCGGCCGGGCGATGGTCGGGCCGACGACGGTCACGCTGTACCGGGTCGGCACCGTGAAGGAGCTGCCCGGGCTTCGCACCTATGTCAGCGTCGACGGGGGGATGAGCGACAACATCCGCACGGCGCTCTACGACGCCCGCTACACCGCCCGGCTGGTCTCCCGGCCGGGCCACGCCGAGCACCATGTCGTCACGCTGGTGGGCCGGCACTGCGAGTCCGGCGACGTGGTGGCGCACGACGTGCCACTGCCAGCCGATGTCGCCCCCGGCGACCTGGTCGCCGTCCCGGCCACGGGCGCGTATCACCGCTCCATGGCCAGCAACTACAACCACGTGGGCCGCCCGCCGGTGGTCGCGGTGCGCGCCGGCGCGGCGCGGGTGATCGTCCGCCGCGAGACCGAGGACGACCTGCTGCGCCTCGACGTCGACGTCGACGACACCGACGGCGCCGCGGGCGAGGGCTCGAAACCTGGGGAGGCCGGGAGATGA
- a CDS encoding homoserine dehydrogenase, protein MRVALLGCGVVGSEVVRLLHEQAADMTARVGEPLELVGVAVRRLGRERDVPIDASLFTTDAAGLVARDDVDIVVEVVGGIEPARSWLLGALNSGKSVVSANKALLASDGSALHDAAAAADVDLYYEAAVAGAIPLLRPLRESLAGDRVRRVLGIVNGTTNYILTRMDETGASFTEALEEAGALGYAEADPSADIDGYDAAAKAAILAQLAFHTRVTLDDVYREGIGAVTAADIASARAMGCTVKALAIAERSSERPGVSVRVHPAMVPRSHPLASVREAFNAVFIEAEAAGQLMFYGRGAGGSPTASAVLGDLVAVARNRVAGRRGPGESAYAQLPVLPMGETITSYHVNLDVTDKTGVLATVAGAFARHGVSIRSVRQDGRGDDASLVLVSHPATDAALAATVEDLRGLDIVRAVAGVLRVEGGEP, encoded by the coding sequence ATGAGGGTCGCGCTGCTGGGCTGCGGCGTGGTCGGCTCCGAGGTCGTCCGGCTGCTCCACGAGCAGGCCGCCGACATGACCGCGAGGGTCGGCGAGCCGTTGGAGCTCGTGGGCGTCGCGGTCCGCCGGCTCGGCCGCGAGCGGGACGTGCCCATTGACGCCTCGCTGTTCACGACGGACGCGGCGGGCCTGGTGGCCCGCGACGACGTGGACATCGTGGTCGAGGTGGTCGGCGGCATCGAGCCCGCGCGCAGCTGGCTGCTCGGTGCGCTGAACTCCGGCAAATCCGTGGTCAGCGCGAACAAGGCGCTGCTCGCCTCCGACGGATCGGCGCTGCACGACGCCGCCGCGGCGGCCGACGTCGACCTGTACTACGAGGCGGCGGTCGCCGGCGCGATCCCGCTGCTGCGTCCCCTGCGCGAGAGCCTGGCCGGTGACCGGGTGCGCAGGGTGCTCGGCATCGTCAACGGCACCACGAACTACATCCTCACCCGGATGGACGAGACCGGCGCGTCGTTCACCGAGGCACTCGAGGAGGCGGGCGCGCTCGGCTACGCCGAGGCCGACCCGAGCGCCGACATCGACGGCTACGACGCCGCGGCCAAGGCGGCGATCCTCGCCCAGCTGGCCTTCCACACGCGGGTGACGCTCGACGACGTGTACCGCGAGGGCATCGGGGCGGTCACCGCTGCCGACATCGCCAGTGCCCGCGCGATGGGCTGCACCGTCAAGGCCCTCGCGATCGCCGAGCGCTCCTCGGAACGCCCGGGGGTGAGCGTGCGGGTGCACCCGGCGATGGTGCCTCGCTCGCACCCGCTGGCCTCGGTGCGCGAGGCGTTCAACGCGGTGTTCATCGAGGCGGAGGCCGCCGGGCAGCTGATGTTCTACGGCCGCGGCGCCGGTGGCTCGCCGACCGCCTCGGCGGTGCTCGGTGATCTCGTCGCCGTCGCCCGCAACCGGGTCGCCGGCCGGCGCGGCCCCGGGGAGTCGGCCTACGCGCAGCTCCCGGTCCTGCCGATGGGCGAGACCATCACCAGCTACCACGTCAACCTGGACGTGACCGACAAGACCGGCGTGCTGGCGACCGTCGCCGGCGCGTTCGCCAGGCACGGCGTGTCCATCCGCAGCGTGCGCCAGGACGGCCGGGGAGACGATGCCAGCCTGGTGCTGGTCTCGCACCCCGCCACCGACGCGGCGCTGGCGGCGACTGTTGAGGACCTGCGCGGTCTGGACATCGTGCGCGCGGTGGCCGGGGTGCTGCGGGTCGAGGGAGGTGAGCCATGA
- the thrC gene encoding threonine synthase has product MTTTTTSSAWPPGAAGDQPGPAGVAGANGGSDLGATPGPPPLGGPAGRAGSARRGWRGIIEEYRDRLPLDAGTPVVTLLEGGTPLVPAAHLSELTGCEVHLKVEGANPTGSFKDRGMTVAISAAVGEGSRAVICASTGNTSASAAAYAARAGLVCAVLVPSGKIALGKMAQALVHGARLLQLDGSFDDCLRVARELADTYPVTLVNSVNPYRLEGQKTASFEIVETLGVAPDIHCLPVGNAGNITAYWRGYLEADAGEGTGRPRMFGFQAAGAAPIVRGSVVTSPQTIATAIRIGNPASWQFAVEARDASGGLIDAVNDRQILAAYRMLARREGVFVEPSSAASVAGLLAAHAEGKVDPGQRIVCTVTGNGLKDPDWAISGAAKPETIRPTVAGAAEALGLRRS; this is encoded by the coding sequence ATGACCACCACGACCACGTCATCGGCATGGCCGCCGGGCGCGGCCGGCGACCAGCCCGGCCCGGCCGGGGTGGCGGGCGCGAACGGGGGCTCCGACCTGGGGGCCACGCCCGGCCCGCCGCCGCTGGGCGGCCCGGCCGGGCGAGCCGGCTCGGCCCGCCGCGGCTGGCGGGGGATCATCGAGGAGTACCGCGACCGGCTGCCGCTGGACGCCGGCACCCCGGTGGTGACCCTGCTCGAGGGCGGCACGCCTCTCGTGCCGGCCGCGCACCTGTCGGAGCTGACCGGCTGCGAGGTCCACCTCAAGGTCGAGGGCGCGAACCCGACCGGCTCGTTCAAGGACCGCGGCATGACCGTGGCGATCAGCGCGGCCGTCGGCGAGGGCTCCAGGGCCGTCATCTGCGCCTCGACCGGCAACACCAGCGCCTCGGCCGCCGCCTACGCGGCCCGCGCCGGGCTCGTCTGCGCGGTGCTCGTGCCCAGCGGCAAGATCGCGCTGGGCAAGATGGCGCAGGCGCTGGTGCACGGGGCCCGGCTGCTGCAGCTCGACGGTTCCTTCGACGACTGCCTGCGGGTGGCGCGCGAGCTGGCCGACACGTACCCGGTGACGCTGGTCAACTCGGTCAACCCGTACCGGCTGGAGGGCCAGAAGACCGCGTCGTTCGAGATCGTCGAGACGCTCGGCGTGGCTCCGGACATCCACTGCCTGCCGGTGGGCAACGCCGGGAACATCACTGCCTACTGGCGCGGCTACCTCGAGGCGGACGCGGGCGAGGGCACCGGACGGCCGCGGATGTTCGGCTTCCAGGCCGCGGGGGCGGCGCCGATCGTGCGCGGCAGCGTCGTCACCTCGCCGCAGACGATCGCGACGGCCATCCGGATCGGCAACCCGGCGTCCTGGCAGTTCGCGGTCGAGGCCAGGGACGCTTCCGGCGGGCTGATCGACGCGGTCAACGACCGTCAGATCCTGGCCGCCTACCGGATGCTCGCCCGCAGGGAGGGCGTGTTCGTCGAGCCGTCGAGCGCCGCGAGCGTGGCCGGCCTGCTCGCGGCGCACGCCGAGGGCAAGGTCGACCCCGGTCAGCGGATCGTCTGCACCGTGACCGGTAACGGCCTGAAGGACCCGGACTGGGCAATCAGCGGCGCGGCCAAGCCGGAGACGATCCGGCCGACGGTCGCCGGCGCGGCCGAGGCGCTCGGGCTACGGCGGTCGTGA
- a CDS encoding homoserine kinase, which produces MTLPSVGVSGADAVGAAASTGTAGAAGTAGAPAVAGTGPGADAPVVGVRVRVPATSANLGPGFDAFGLALGFYDDVEVTLRPEGLAVTVEGAENVSKGEDNLVVRAIRATFDELGRPQPGLVVRCVNRVPHGRGLGSSAAAIVAGVAAAWVLDTAAYLDGAAAGRTDGSHRAGPARPGAPGGRTADAVGFDRAAALRVATAIEGHPDNVAAALFGGFTVAWTGPAGPVAHRAEPVADLRPVAFVPSARTSTADSRGRLPDRLAHGDAAFSAGRAGLLALALTQTDLAAAVAAGGTPGGVDAAAGARSARAARARLLLAATEDRLHQPYRLPVVPESAALVDRLRAAGVAAVLSGSGPTVLALAVGGEQAAGAVGVAAPGFAVLPLAVDRDGVRVANL; this is translated from the coding sequence GTGACGCTGCCCTCGGTCGGGGTCTCCGGTGCTGATGCTGTCGGCGCGGCCGCCAGCACCGGGACGGCCGGGGCTGCCGGGACTGCTGGCGCGCCGGCGGTGGCCGGCACCGGGCCGGGTGCCGACGCGCCAGTGGTTGGGGTGCGGGTTCGGGTGCCGGCGACCAGCGCCAATCTCGGGCCGGGTTTTGACGCGTTCGGGCTCGCGCTGGGCTTCTACGACGACGTCGAGGTGACGCTGCGCCCGGAGGGCCTCGCGGTGACCGTCGAGGGCGCCGAAAACGTGTCCAAGGGCGAGGACAACCTGGTCGTACGGGCGATTCGTGCGACCTTCGACGAACTGGGCCGCCCACAGCCGGGGCTCGTCGTTCGCTGCGTCAACCGGGTGCCGCATGGGCGCGGGCTCGGCTCGTCCGCCGCGGCGATCGTCGCGGGCGTCGCCGCCGCCTGGGTCCTCGACACCGCCGCCTACCTCGACGGCGCCGCCGCCGGCCGCACGGACGGCTCGCACCGGGCCGGTCCCGCGCGTCCTGGTGCGCCCGGCGGGCGAACCGCGGACGCGGTCGGGTTCGACCGGGCCGCCGCGCTGCGGGTGGCGACAGCGATCGAGGGACACCCCGACAACGTCGCCGCCGCCCTGTTCGGCGGTTTCACCGTGGCCTGGACCGGGCCGGCCGGTCCCGTCGCGCACCGGGCCGAGCCGGTCGCGGACCTGCGCCCGGTCGCCTTCGTGCCCTCGGCACGCACCTCGACGGCCGACTCCCGCGGTCGACTGCCGGATCGGCTCGCCCACGGCGACGCGGCGTTCTCGGCCGGCCGCGCCGGCCTGCTGGCGCTCGCGCTCACCCAGACCGATCTCGCCGCCGCCGTCGCGGCCGGCGGGACGCCCGGTGGTGTCGACGCCGCGGCCGGCGCCCGCTCGGCGCGAGCCGCCCGCGCCCGGCTGCTGCTCGCGGCCACCGAGGACCGGCTGCACCAGCCGTACCGGCTACCGGTGGTCCCGGAATCGGCCGCTCTCGTGGACCGGCTGCGGGCCGCCGGGGTGGCGGCCGTTCTGTCCGGTTCCGGTCCCACCGTGCTCGCGCTCGCGGTCGGCGGCGAGCAGGCAGCGGGCGCGGTCGGCGTCGCCGCACCGGGATTCGCCGTGCTCCCGTTGGCCGTCGACCGGGACGGTGTCCGGGTGGCGAACCTCTAG